The genomic DNA CCTAGGGGCAAGATTAATCTGGGTGAGAGTGAGGAAGCTTGTGCTGTCCGAGAGGTGAGCTGGTGGCTGAGTATTGCGACGTGATGCGCCGTAGAATTGCTGACAAGAGCGTGCtaggtggaagaggagacggGTTTTGATTTAACAGGGATGGTCAACCCGGACGACAAAATCAAGACATATATTAGCGCTCAAGAGGTTACTATGTTTATTGTCCCAGGTATCGATGAGGCTACAGAGTTTGAAACGCAGACAAGACACGAGATTGGGGTTCGTTGGTTGTCACAAGCCAGTTTGCGACTATGCTGACTAACAAAATAGGCGATTGAGTGGGTAGCCCTCCAAGGTCTCCCTACATGGTCTGGGAATAAGAGAGGTCCCAGGAAGACAGGAAAAGCCAAAAGGTTCTACAATGTGACCCCCTTTGTCAAGTGAGCCTCGTCGATGATCTCGGAGTATGAGGCTCTGCTCATGCGCTGTAGCCCTCTCAAATCATGGATGAAAGAGCATGGGATGAACCCTTATCCCAAAGCACGACAGTCAAAGCCTACAGGTAAAAACACTTCTGTTTTTCACCGGGACATTCAACCTTTCCAATTTGACTCCTTTACTGGCTCTCCCTCTAACTCACCGGTCCCTGAAGCTTCTACcccttctcgtcttccttcccGTGGATCCTCAGCGTTGGACCAGCTTTTCACGAAGTTCATACAtaagcaagaagaagaaattaTGACCCCTTCTCGAGCGACAGCGCTGGGCAGTGATAATAATGCCGGTCTGGAGAGGTTGTTTGGGGGACTCAACGTTTtgcaagaggaaggagatgcaTTGCGCCAGAGACAACagacagaggaagagatgaggaagaaggaggatgatgcgCTCGCGAGGTTGTTGGGTGGAGTAGGAGGGACGACTCCTCAGCAGGAGGCTCCTCAGCCCCAGCCTCAGTCTCAGGTAAAAACTGCGAAGCAGACCAATTTGCTGGCGATGCTAAACCAGAAGCCTAGCGAAGCACGTTCGTCCGCAAAATCTCAAGCTTCAACTCAAACTCAAACTCAAACTCAAGTACAACCTCATCACAACAAACTCCTTTCTCTACTTTCCCCTCACGccccccctccttcccttcaaaCAAACATCGCTGCTTTATCTGATTCTGACGCTGCAGCTGAAATTAAAGCTTCTGACGCTGGCGCTGTCGCCACCACTTCTCCACCGAGCGCACGATCAGCTAGCGGGATCAAAAACGAGACCGGAGAGACGGACAGGCAGGCAAGAGCGAGGGCGCTGTTGGATATGACAGTTGCAGGGATAGGGGCTAGtccagcaacagcaacagcaacagcgtCGGTGCCGACGACAGCGGTCATGGTGGCGAATGCGAAGGCGCAAACAGTTGGTGGACAAGATAAACAAGTAAGTAGCCTCCCTCCTTTGGGGTCAATGTAAACACAAAACACCATCTCCCAATCTGTGTCACCTAACATCCCGTGCCAGCCTTACGCTCCCTATCCACCCCAGCCACCTTATCCCTCTCATCCGTCACACTTATCCCACCCAGCGCCTCCGGCCCATCTGActcatccattccttccacctcatccGGGGCACGGGCACGCAAATATGGATCTAAATATGAATCCCAATGTGACCCAGGCCCGACCACCTACCATCCCCCCACCTCCCATGTCGATGCCCATGCCAATGCCCATGCCATTGCCGATAAATCACTCTTACCGCCCCCCTGCCAATGgtcctcatctccacctttctcctccGCAGAATATGCAGGGGATGTACATTGGCCCGGGTGGCCCCCAGGGCCTGAGATTAGCTCAAGTTCCggggcaagggcaagggcaag from Cryptococcus deuterogattii R265 chromosome 11, complete sequence includes the following:
- a CDS encoding mRNA-decapping enzyme subunit 2; the encoded protein is MPLPVDPHPHLHAGYYSPSSSSSPLESNSFPMVGPDADDTATGDDEDNMFRDMSFDEILEDLNARFLINLPKEEMNLLRVYWQAEQAHWFYEDYLRPLNPSLPSLSQRQFTRLIIESSPLYSRLVSGSAVDYESVWDEYKSYKRMVPCCGGILLNKEGDKVLLVRGWKSNAGWSFPRGKINLGESEEACAVREVEEETGFDLTGMVNPDDKIKTYISAQEVTMFIVPGIDEATEFETQTRHEIGAIEWVALQGLPTWSGNKRGPRKTGKAKRFYNVTPFVNPLKSWMKEHGMNPYPKARQSKPTGKNTSVFHRDIQPFQFDSFTGSPSNSPVPEASTPSRLPSRGSSALDQLFTKFIHKQEEEIMTPSRATALGSDNNAGLERLFGGLNVLQEEGDALRQRQQTEEEMRKKEDDALARLLGGVGGTTPQQEAPQPQPQSQVKTAKQTNLLAMLNQKPSEARSSAKSQASTQTQTQTQVQPHHNKLLSLLSPHAPPPSLQTNIAALSDSDAAAEIKASDAGAVATTSPPSARSASGIKNETGETDRQARARALLDMTVAGIGASPATATATASVPTTAVMVANAKAQTVGGQDKQPYAPYPPQPPYPSHPSHLSHPAPPAHLTHPFLPPHPGHGHANMDLNMNPNVTQARPPTIPPPPMSMPMPMPMPLPINHSYRPPANGPHLHLSPPQNMQGMYIGPGGPQGLRLAQVPGQGQGQGQGQQGQGYYQTLPAGSPPNAQMGPQPISISMSGLGSGLGPGRGVGPGQGVGYYNSPPVPQGAGMFPHQVNGNANGQQQNQHPLPMPPIQNQALLPQLGQMAQYHHVGQVGQNGQNGQNGQNGQNGQNGQNGPRALPTKASLNGVQAQGQAAANVYHPIPRPPVGAAGLLAMLNGDRQSK